One region of Pseudomonas alvandae genomic DNA includes:
- a CDS encoding AI-2E family transporter yields the protein MNRKNLQNKSQMVLLILVSIAFVWILLPFYGAVFWAVILGIVFAPLQRRLQFKLNWPRNLTTLLTLAICTLIAILPVIVISTLLVQEGAALYKSLESGELDVADYLARFKDALPPYFQHLLDRFGLGNLSGLRDKIVKSAMQGSEFFATQAFSFGQGTFQFLVSFFVMLYLLFFFLRDGPELVRKVRSAVPLAEHQKRRLQLKFNRVVRATVKGNLLVAITQGALGGLIFWVLGIPTVLPWAVLMAFLSLLPAVGAGIVWAPVAVYFLLSGSIWQGVVLVLFGVFVIGLVDNFLRPILVGKDTKMPDYMVLVSTLGGLAVFGLNGFVIGPLIAALFMSCWALFVENTPRVQLP from the coding sequence ATGAACCGCAAGAACCTCCAAAACAAGTCGCAGATGGTGCTGCTGATCCTGGTCAGCATCGCCTTCGTCTGGATCCTGCTGCCGTTCTATGGGGCGGTGTTCTGGGCGGTCATCCTGGGTATCGTCTTCGCGCCGCTGCAGCGTCGCTTGCAATTCAAGCTCAACTGGCCGCGCAACCTCACCACGCTGTTGACCCTGGCCATCTGCACGCTGATTGCGATCTTGCCGGTGATTGTCATCAGTACCTTGCTGGTCCAGGAAGGTGCTGCGCTGTACAAGAGCCTGGAAAGCGGCGAGCTGGATGTTGCCGATTACCTGGCTCGCTTCAAGGACGCGCTGCCGCCGTACTTCCAGCACCTGCTGGATCGTTTCGGCTTGGGCAACCTGAGCGGGCTGCGGGACAAGATCGTCAAGAGCGCGATGCAGGGCAGCGAGTTCTTCGCCACCCAGGCATTCAGTTTCGGCCAGGGCACGTTCCAGTTCCTGGTGAGTTTTTTCGTGATGCTTTATTTGCTGTTCTTCTTCCTGCGCGACGGTCCGGAGCTGGTGCGCAAGGTGCGCTCGGCCGTGCCTTTGGCCGAGCACCAGAAGCGCCGCCTGCAACTGAAATTCAACCGGGTGGTGCGGGCGACCGTGAAGGGCAACCTGCTCGTCGCGATCACCCAAGGTGCGCTGGGGGGCTTGATTTTCTGGGTGTTGGGCATTCCGACGGTGTTGCCTTGGGCGGTGCTGATGGCGTTCCTGTCACTGTTGCCGGCCGTGGGCGCGGGTATCGTCTGGGCGCCGGTGGCTGTGTATTTCCTGCTTTCCGGCTCGATCTGGCAGGGCGTGGTGCTGGTGCTGTTCGGCGTCTTCGTGATCGGCCTGGTGGACAACTTCCTGCGTCCGATCCTGGTGGGCAAGGACACCAAGATGCCCGATTACATGGTGCTGGTCTCGACGCTGGGCGGGTTGGCGGTGTTCGGCCTGAACGGCTTCGTCATCGGCCCGTTGATCGCGGCGCTGTTCATGTCCTGCTGGGCGTTGTTCGTCGAGAACACGCCTCGGGTGCAATTGCCCTAG
- a CDS encoding amino acid aminotransferase, with translation MSLFSAVELAPRDPILGLNEAFNADPRTNKVNLGVGVYCNEEGRIPLLRAVVEAETIRVAQHVSRGYLPIDGIAAYDQAVQTLLFGKDSALIASGRVITTQAVGGTGALKIGADFLKQLLPDAVVAISDPSWENHRALFETAGFPVQNYRYYDAATHDVNRSGLLEDLNALPDRSIVVLHACCHNPTGVDLSPEDWKNVLAVVKAKNHVPFLDMAYQGFGKGIDEDAAAVRLFAESGLTFFASSSFSKSFSLYGERVGALSIVSESKEESARVLSQVKRVIRTNYSNPPTHGASIVAAVLNSPELRAQWEEELAEMRLRIRGMRDQMVDMLAKAAPHHDFSFVARQSGMFSYSGLTVEQVTRLRNEFGIYALDTGRICVAALNQNNIEAVTKAIVQVI, from the coding sequence ATGAGCCTGTTTTCCGCTGTCGAATTGGCACCACGCGACCCCATCCTGGGCCTCAACGAAGCTTTCAACGCCGACCCCCGTACCAATAAGGTCAACCTGGGCGTGGGTGTTTACTGCAACGAAGAAGGGCGCATTCCATTGCTGCGCGCCGTGGTCGAAGCCGAGACGATTCGCGTGGCCCAGCACGTTTCCCGTGGCTACCTGCCGATCGACGGCATCGCCGCCTACGACCAGGCGGTCCAGACCCTGCTGTTCGGCAAGGACTCCGCGCTGATCGCCTCCGGTCGCGTCATCACCACCCAGGCCGTAGGCGGTACCGGCGCATTGAAGATCGGCGCCGACTTCCTCAAGCAGCTGCTGCCTGACGCAGTCGTGGCCATCAGCGACCCGAGCTGGGAAAACCACCGCGCCCTGTTCGAAACCGCCGGCTTCCCGGTGCAGAACTATCGCTACTACGACGCCGCCACCCACGACGTGAACCGCAGCGGCCTGCTGGAAGACCTCAACGCCCTGCCCGACCGTTCGATCGTTGTGCTGCACGCCTGCTGCCACAACCCGACCGGCGTGGACCTGAGCCCGGAAGACTGGAAAAACGTGCTGGCCGTGGTCAAGGCCAAGAACCACGTTCCGTTCCTGGACATGGCCTACCAGGGCTTCGGCAAAGGCATCGATGAAGACGCCGCCGCCGTGCGCCTGTTCGCCGAGTCGGGCCTGACCTTCTTTGCCTCCAGCTCGTTCTCCAAGTCGTTCTCGCTCTACGGCGAGCGCGTCGGCGCCCTGTCGATCGTCAGCGAGTCGAAAGAAGAAAGTGCCCGCGTGCTGTCCCAGGTCAAGCGCGTGATCCGCACCAACTATTCCAACCCGCCGACCCACGGCGCCAGCATCGTCGCCGCCGTGCTCAACAGCCCGGAGCTGCGGGCCCAGTGGGAAGAAGAACTGGCCGAAATGCGCCTGCGCATCCGTGGCATGCGCGACCAGATGGTGGACATGCTGGCCAAGGCCGCACCGCACCACGACTTCAGCTTCGTCGCACGCCAGAGCGGGATGTTCTCCTACTCCGGCCTGACCGTTGAACAAGTGACGCGCCTGCGCAACGAGTTCGGCATCTATGCCCTGGACACCGGCCGCATCTGCGTGGCCGCGCTGAACCAGAACAACATCGAAGCGGTGACCAAGGCCATCGTCCAGGTGATCTGA
- a CDS encoding methyl-accepting chemotaxis protein, with protein sequence MTSQLTGLVTQVSEQAQRSEQAMERQRHETDQVATAINEMSSAAQEVARSAQGAAVAAQQTDEEGQSAKRVVAGSIQQIHALVNDIRSSGVSLDSLQQDVASIVSVLGVIRSIAEQTNLLALNAAIEAARAGEAGRGFAVVADEVRALASRTQQSTQEIQGMIDRLQSGTHAAVEAMRRSSEAGDGTSERANEAGASLDTMAQLIGTINSMNAQIASAAEEQTAVAEEINRSVHQIAVAVDSVADETQLGAQTSRSLADLGQRLGKLVGQFRI encoded by the coding sequence ATGACCTCGCAACTGACCGGCCTGGTAACACAGGTGTCCGAGCAGGCACAGCGCTCCGAACAGGCGATGGAGCGCCAGCGCCACGAGACCGATCAGGTCGCCACGGCGATCAACGAGATGTCGTCCGCAGCCCAGGAAGTCGCTCGCAGTGCCCAGGGTGCTGCCGTCGCGGCCCAGCAGACCGATGAAGAAGGCCAGTCCGCCAAGCGGGTGGTGGCCGGCAGCATCCAGCAGATTCATGCACTAGTGAACGATATCCGCAGCAGCGGTGTGTCCCTGGACAGCCTGCAACAGGACGTGGCTTCGATTGTCAGCGTGCTTGGGGTGATTCGTTCGATTGCCGAGCAGACCAACCTGCTGGCCCTCAACGCTGCTATCGAGGCTGCGCGTGCCGGTGAGGCGGGGCGTGGTTTTGCGGTGGTGGCCGATGAAGTTCGCGCCCTGGCCAGCCGGACCCAGCAAAGTACCCAGGAAATCCAGGGGATGATCGACCGCCTGCAGTCGGGTACCCATGCGGCGGTGGAGGCCATGCGCCGTTCCAGCGAGGCTGGCGATGGTACTTCGGAACGGGCCAACGAGGCTGGCGCGTCGCTGGATACCATGGCCCAGCTGATCGGCACCATCAACTCGATGAACGCCCAGATTGCCAGCGCCGCCGAGGAACAAACCGCGGTGGCCGAGGAAATCAACCGCAGCGTGCACCAGATTGCCGTGGCCGTGGACAGCGTCGCCGACGAAACCCAGCTCGGCGCCCAGACTTCCCGGAGCCTGGCCGACCTGGGCCAGCGCCTGGGCAAGTTGGTGGGGCAGTTCCGGATCTGA
- the trhP gene encoding prephenate-dependent tRNA uridine(34) hydroxylase TrhP, with protein MPLVAPELLAPAGTLKNMRYAFAYGADAVYAGQPRYSLRVRNNEFDHANLAVGIDEAHAQGKRFYVVVNIAPHNAKLRTFLKDLEPVIAMGPDALIMSDPGLIMLVRRHFPHMPIHLSVQANTVNWASVEFWQQQGLSRIILSRELSLEEIAEIRQQVPAMELEVFVHGALCMAYSGRCLLSGYLNKRDANQGSCTNACRWKYSAQPAMENAVGDIVQVYQPEPTLGLGAPTDQVFLLQETNRPDESMPAFEDEHGTYIMNAKDLRAVHHVEKLTHMGVHSLKIEGRTKSHFYCARTTQVYRRAIDDAMAGREFDRSLMADLESLAQRGYTEGFLRRHVHDEYQNYQNGSSVSERQQFVGELTGARRERLAEVRVKNRFGLGDHMELMTPKGNFHFDLHQLQNIKGQGIDVAPGDGHVVYVPIPDAVDLRFGLLMRDVREP; from the coding sequence ATGCCCCTCGTAGCCCCCGAACTGCTCGCCCCCGCCGGCACCTTGAAAAACATGCGCTATGCCTTCGCCTACGGCGCCGACGCGGTATACGCCGGCCAACCGCGCTACAGCTTGCGGGTGCGCAACAATGAATTCGACCACGCCAACCTGGCCGTCGGCATCGACGAGGCCCACGCGCAGGGCAAACGTTTCTACGTGGTGGTGAACATCGCCCCGCACAACGCCAAGTTGCGCACGTTCCTCAAGGATCTTGAACCGGTGATCGCCATGGGGCCGGACGCCTTGATCATGTCCGACCCTGGACTGATCATGCTGGTCCGCCGACATTTCCCGCACATGCCGATCCACCTGTCGGTACAGGCCAATACGGTGAACTGGGCGAGTGTCGAGTTCTGGCAACAACAGGGCCTGAGCCGGATCATCCTGTCCCGGGAGTTGTCGCTGGAGGAAATCGCCGAGATTCGCCAGCAGGTGCCGGCCATGGAACTGGAGGTGTTCGTCCACGGCGCGTTGTGCATGGCCTATTCCGGACGCTGCCTGCTGTCCGGCTATCTGAACAAGCGCGATGCCAACCAGGGCAGTTGCACCAACGCCTGTCGCTGGAAATATTCAGCGCAACCGGCGATGGAAAACGCCGTGGGGGATATCGTCCAGGTGTATCAGCCGGAACCGACCCTGGGCCTCGGCGCGCCGACCGACCAAGTGTTTTTGCTGCAAGAGACCAATCGCCCGGACGAATCCATGCCCGCCTTCGAAGACGAGCATGGCACCTACATCATGAACGCCAAGGACCTGCGAGCCGTGCACCATGTGGAAAAACTGACCCACATGGGCGTGCATTCATTGAAGATCGAGGGCCGGACCAAGTCGCACTTCTATTGCGCGCGCACCACCCAGGTCTATCGCCGCGCCATCGATGACGCCATGGCTGGCCGGGAATTCGACCGCAGCCTCATGGCCGACCTGGAATCCCTCGCCCAGCGCGGCTACACCGAAGGCTTCTTGCGCCGGCATGTGCATGACGAATACCAGAACTACCAGAACGGCAGCTCGGTATCGGAGCGCCAGCAGTTCGTCGGGGAGCTGACCGGCGCCCGGCGCGAGCGCTTGGCCGAGGTCCGGGTAAAGAACCGCTTCGGCCTGGGGGATCACATGGAGCTGATGACACCCAAGGGCAATTTCCACTTCGACCTGCACCAGTTGCAGAACATCAAGGGCCAAGGCATCGACGTCGCGCCGGGGGACGGGCATGTGGTGTATGTGCCGATTCCGGATGCGGTGGATTTGCGGTTCGGGTTGTTGATGCGGGATGTGCGGGAGCCATAG
- a CDS encoding ATP-binding protein, which produces MRSIQRRLSLGLIGVMVVVGLILAQTSLWLFELGLQRYLEAGLRNDSENLLVALVRGPQGLQLDERRLSPAYLRPFSGHYFRIDFAEEHWRSRSLWDQELPQLDHPGLHSNLQLGPEGQKLLVLRTDYRRLGQAISISVAQDYTPVRDSFLRMQQVGLGLGLAGLLLILLLQRLTVQRALRPLEKAREQIAQLQRGQRSQLDEQVPRELEPLVAQINHLLAHTEDSLKRSRNALGNLGHALKTPLAVLQSLASNEKLDPYPELRKLLLEQLEQVRQRLNRELNRARLAGDALPGAHLDCDAELPGLLATLNMIHGEHLHLACVAPPGLHLPWDREDLLELLGNLLDNACKWADAEVRLSVTETAEGFSLTVEDDGPGIPEDRRDQVFSRGTRLDEQTDGHGLGLGIVRDIVDTWGGTLALDESEWGGLKVVIDLPRR; this is translated from the coding sequence GTGAGATCCATCCAGCGGCGCCTGAGCCTTGGACTGATCGGTGTGATGGTCGTGGTCGGCCTGATCCTGGCACAGACCAGTCTGTGGTTGTTCGAGTTGGGCTTGCAGCGTTACCTGGAAGCAGGATTGCGCAACGACAGTGAAAACCTGTTGGTGGCGCTGGTACGTGGTCCGCAAGGCCTGCAACTGGATGAGCGACGCTTGTCCCCGGCTTATCTAAGACCGTTTTCGGGACATTACTTCCGTATCGATTTTGCCGAAGAGCATTGGCGCTCTCGTTCCCTATGGGACCAGGAACTGCCCCAGCTCGACCATCCGGGGCTGCACAGCAACCTGCAACTGGGTCCCGAAGGCCAGAAACTGCTGGTCTTGCGTACCGACTATCGACGCCTGGGCCAGGCCATTTCCATCAGCGTCGCCCAGGACTACACCCCGGTGCGTGACAGCTTCCTGCGAATGCAGCAGGTCGGCCTTGGCCTTGGCTTGGCGGGCTTGCTGCTGATTCTGCTGTTGCAACGGCTTACGGTGCAGCGCGCCTTGCGTCCCTTGGAGAAAGCCCGGGAGCAGATCGCCCAATTGCAGCGCGGGCAGCGTTCGCAGCTCGATGAACAGGTACCGAGGGAGCTGGAGCCGCTGGTGGCACAGATCAACCACCTGCTGGCCCATACCGAAGACAGCCTCAAGCGATCACGCAATGCCCTGGGCAACCTGGGCCACGCCTTGAAAACCCCGCTGGCGGTGCTGCAAAGCCTGGCCTCGAACGAAAAGCTCGATCCCTATCCGGAGTTGCGCAAACTGTTGCTTGAACAACTTGAGCAGGTCCGCCAGCGCCTGAACCGCGAACTCAACCGCGCCCGGTTGGCGGGCGATGCCTTGCCTGGTGCACACCTGGACTGCGACGCCGAGTTGCCGGGGTTGCTGGCGACGCTGAACATGATCCATGGCGAGCACCTGCATCTGGCCTGCGTCGCGCCGCCCGGCTTGCACCTGCCGTGGGATCGGGAAGACCTGCTGGAACTGTTGGGCAACCTGTTGGACAACGCCTGCAAATGGGCCGACGCCGAAGTGCGCTTGAGCGTGACCGAGACGGCCGAGGGCTTCAGCCTGACCGTGGAGGACGACGGCCCGGGCATCCCCGAAGACCGCCGCGACCAGGTCTTCAGCCGCGGCACGCGCCTGGACGAGCAGACGGACGGCCACGGCCTGGGCCTGGGCATCGTGCGCGACATCGTCGATACCTGGGGCGGGACGTTGGCGTTGGATGAAAGCGAATGGGGCGGGTTGAAGGTCGTGATCGACTTGCCCAGGCGCTGA
- a CDS encoding Na+/H+ antiporter family protein yields the protein MNAVIAAVGVMLVLSLSRVHVVIALIVGALVGGLMGGLGIEATLKAFNAGLGGGATVALSYALLGAFAVAIAKSGMAHALADKALAMVDRQDAAGGTGVKWVLIGLLGTVAVASQNILPIHIAFIPLLVPPLLYVLTKLQLDRRLIACVMTFGLITPYMFLPVGFGNIFLNEILLANIARSGVDVSGINITHAMGIPALGMVFGLVLSFISYRKKRVYDLKKIARAEQVTVRYNPLSLLVAGLAIAAAFAIQLLLDSMIIGALAGFLIFSVSGVVRWRETDDLFTEGMKMMAMIGFIMIAASGFAEVMKATGEVQSLVETSAAWIGHNKGVGALLMLLVGLLVTMGIGSSFSTVPILATIFVPLCLQLGFSPLAIVCIVGTAGALGDAGSPASDSTLGPTSGLNIDGQHHHIWDTVVPTFLHYNLPLLAFGWVAAMVL from the coding sequence ATAAATGCAGTAATTGCCGCGGTTGGCGTCATGCTGGTGCTCAGCTTGTCCCGCGTGCACGTGGTGATCGCGCTGATTGTCGGCGCATTGGTCGGCGGCTTGATGGGTGGCCTGGGGATCGAGGCGACGCTCAAGGCGTTCAACGCAGGCCTCGGTGGCGGTGCTACGGTGGCATTGTCCTACGCGCTGCTGGGCGCTTTCGCGGTGGCGATTGCCAAATCGGGCATGGCCCACGCCCTGGCCGACAAGGCCCTGGCCATGGTGGATCGCCAGGACGCCGCGGGCGGCACAGGCGTCAAATGGGTGCTGATCGGCCTGCTGGGCACGGTTGCCGTCGCCTCGCAGAACATCTTGCCCATCCACATCGCCTTCATCCCGCTGCTGGTGCCGCCGCTGCTTTATGTGCTGACCAAGCTGCAGCTGGACCGCCGGCTGATCGCCTGCGTCATGACTTTCGGCCTGATCACACCGTATATGTTCCTGCCGGTGGGCTTCGGCAACATCTTCCTCAATGAGATCCTGCTCGCCAATATCGCCCGCAGTGGCGTGGACGTCAGCGGCATCAACATCACCCACGCCATGGGCATCCCGGCGCTGGGCATGGTGTTTGGCCTGGTGCTGTCGTTCATTTCCTATCGAAAAAAACGCGTCTACGACCTGAAGAAGATCGCTCGCGCCGAGCAGGTCACCGTACGCTACAACCCCCTCAGCCTGCTGGTGGCGGGGCTGGCGATCGCGGCGGCATTCGCCATCCAACTGCTGCTCGATTCGATGATCATCGGTGCGCTGGCGGGCTTCCTGATCTTCTCGGTCTCGGGTGTGGTGCGTTGGCGCGAGACCGATGACCTGTTCACCGAAGGCATGAAGATGATGGCGATGATCGGTTTCATCATGATCGCCGCCTCGGGCTTCGCCGAAGTGATGAAGGCCACCGGTGAAGTCCAGAGCCTGGTGGAAACCTCGGCGGCCTGGATCGGCCACAACAAGGGTGTCGGTGCGCTGCTGATGTTGCTGGTGGGGCTGTTGGTGACCATGGGCATCGGCTCGTCGTTTTCCACGGTGCCGATCCTGGCGACCATCTTCGTGCCGCTGTGCCTGCAACTGGGCTTCAGCCCGCTGGCGATCGTTTGCATCGTCGGCACCGCGGGTGCCCTGGGCGACGCCGGCTCGCCCGCCTCGGACTCGACCTTGGGCCCGACCTCCGGCCTGAACATCGATGGCCAGCACCACCATATCTGGGACACCGTGGTCCCGACCTTCCTCCACTACAACCTGCCGCTGCTGGCGTTTGGTTGGGTGGCGGCGATGGTGTTGTAG